The following coding sequences are from one Streptomyces sp. NBC_00536 window:
- a CDS encoding ATP-dependent DNA ligase yields the protein MLLAEVARVSREVAGTSARSEKVALLAALFAAAPADEAALVISYLAGRLPQGRPGVGWRALSEEIPAAAQATLTVRAVDTAVTALAGVAGAGAQGERRRILAELLGAATAQEQRFLRALLSGEVRQGALDAVALAAVAGAAGVPQAALRRAVMLEGSLPRVAGAVLAGGAEALDAFTLRVGRPVQPMLANTAKSVADALAALGPCALEEKLDGIRVQVHRDGDEVGVYTRSLDEITGRLPEVVELARSLPGDRFVLDGEVIALAADGRPVPFQEVASRVGSRTDVAAARLALPVTPFFFDVLAVDGRALLDLPVRERYAALAALVPEDARVRRLVAEDPEAAGEAAAAFWSAALARGHEGVMAKALDSVYAAGRRGKHWLKVKPVHTLDLVVLAVERGHGRRTGLLSNLHLGARAADGTYAMLGKTFKGLTDELLRWQTARLGELAVEDDGYTVRVRPELVVEIAHDGLQRSSRYPGGVALRFARVVRYRPDKPAAEADTLEDVLAQGAWGAGTGAGAGTAD from the coding sequence ATGCTGCTGGCCGAGGTCGCGCGGGTGTCCCGGGAAGTGGCCGGGACCTCCGCCCGGTCGGAGAAGGTGGCGCTGCTGGCCGCACTGTTCGCGGCCGCCCCGGCGGACGAGGCCGCCCTGGTGATCTCCTACCTCGCCGGGCGGCTGCCCCAGGGCCGCCCCGGCGTTGGCTGGCGGGCGCTGAGCGAGGAGATCCCGGCCGCCGCGCAGGCCACGCTGACCGTCCGCGCGGTGGACACGGCGGTGACCGCGCTGGCCGGGGTCGCGGGGGCGGGCGCGCAGGGGGAGCGGCGCCGGATCCTCGCGGAACTGCTGGGCGCGGCGACCGCGCAGGAGCAGCGGTTCCTGCGCGCCCTGCTGTCCGGAGAGGTGCGGCAGGGGGCGCTGGACGCGGTGGCGCTGGCCGCCGTCGCCGGGGCCGCGGGCGTGCCGCAGGCCGCGCTGCGCCGGGCGGTGATGCTGGAGGGGTCGCTGCCGCGGGTGGCCGGGGCGGTACTGGCCGGGGGCGCGGAGGCGCTGGACGCCTTCACGCTCCGGGTGGGCAGGCCCGTACAGCCGATGCTGGCGAACACCGCGAAGTCGGTGGCGGACGCGCTGGCGGCGCTCGGGCCCTGCGCGCTGGAGGAGAAGCTCGACGGGATCCGGGTGCAGGTGCACCGGGACGGGGACGAGGTGGGCGTCTACACGCGGTCGCTGGACGAGATCACGGGCCGGCTGCCCGAGGTGGTGGAACTGGCCCGCTCGCTGCCGGGGGACCGGTTTGTCCTGGACGGCGAGGTGATCGCGCTCGCGGCGGACGGGCGCCCGGTGCCGTTCCAGGAGGTCGCGAGCCGGGTCGGCTCCCGGACGGACGTGGCGGCGGCCCGGCTGGCGCTGCCGGTGACCCCCTTCTTCTTCGACGTCCTGGCCGTGGACGGCCGGGCGCTGCTGGACCTTCCGGTGCGCGAGCGGTACGCGGCGCTGGCGGCCCTGGTGCCCGAGGACGCGCGGGTACGCCGCTTGGTGGCCGAGGACCCGGAGGCGGCGGGCGAGGCCGCCGCCGCGTTCTGGTCGGCGGCGCTGGCCCGGGGGCACGAGGGGGTGATGGCCAAGGCACTCGATTCGGTCTATGCGGCCGGGCGGCGCGGCAAACACTGGCTGAAGGTGAAACCGGTGCACACGCTCGATCTGGTGGTGCTCGCGGTGGAACGCGGCCACGGGCGGCGCACCGGCCTGCTGTCGAACCTGCACCTGGGCGCACGGGCCGCCGACGGGACGTACGCGATGCTCGGCAAGACCTTCAAGGGGCTCACGGACGAGCTGCTGCGCTGGCAGACGGCGCGGCTGGGCGAGCTGGCGGTGGAGGACGACGGCTACACGGTGCGGGTCCGGCCCGAGCTGGTGGTGGAGATCGCCCACGACGGACTCCAGCGGTCCTCGCGCTATCCGGGCGGGGTGGCGCTGCGCTTCGCGCGGGTCGTCCGTTACCGCCCGGACAAGCCGGCGGCCGAGGCGGACACGCTGGAGGACGTACTGGCCCAGGGGGCGTGGGGAGCGGGAACGGGAGCGGGAGCGGGAACGGCTGACTGA
- a CDS encoding helix-turn-helix domain-containing protein: protein MNPGPAEPSATVAPQLRELRRRAGLTLEAAAARAGLSPAHLSRLETGRRQPSLPLLLELARTYGTTVSELLGETPAVADPIVRAGGPGAREADGWTYWQAGGPGRGMQALRVHVPYTSERGELVRVHPGEEWLYVLKGRLRLYLGETRHVLEPGDSAHFDSLTPHRIGAAAEGGADLLFVHTLLQSSLAGLCLGGAATTHH from the coding sequence ATGAACCCCGGTCCCGCCGAGCCGTCCGCCACGGTCGCCCCCCAGCTGCGCGAACTGCGCCGCCGTGCCGGGCTGACCCTGGAAGCCGCCGCCGCGCGGGCGGGGCTCTCGCCCGCCCACCTCTCCCGTCTGGAGACCGGCCGCCGCCAGCCCTCGCTGCCGCTGCTGCTGGAACTGGCCCGCACCTACGGCACGACGGTCTCGGAACTGCTGGGGGAGACCCCGGCGGTCGCCGACCCCATCGTACGGGCCGGGGGGCCGGGCGCCCGCGAGGCCGACGGCTGGACGTACTGGCAGGCGGGCGGTCCGGGGCGCGGGATGCAGGCGCTGCGCGTGCACGTCCCGTACACCAGCGAGCGCGGCGAGCTGGTCCGCGTGCACCCCGGTGAGGAGTGGCTGTACGTCCTCAAGGGGCGGCTGCGGCTGTACCTGGGGGAGACCCGGCACGTGCTGGAGCCGGGGGACAGCGCGCACTTCGATTCGCTGACCCCGCACCGGATCGGCGCGGCCGCCGAAGGCGGCGCCGACCTGCTGTTCGTCCACACGCTGCTGCAGAGCAGCCTCGCCGGGCTGTGCCTCGGCGGCGCGGCCACCACGCACCACTGA
- a CDS encoding DUF6126 family protein: MSKASEISEVPAERPAARKRIESKFPRGLIIRLTVYLFVGHLFAFFVYLLFVLGAKNQ, encoded by the coding sequence GTGTCAAAGGCATCGGAGATATCGGAGGTGCCCGCCGAGCGGCCCGCCGCCCGCAAGCGCATCGAGTCGAAGTTCCCGCGCGGCCTGATCATCCGGCTGACCGTGTACCTGTTCGTCGGCCACCTCTTCGCCTTCTTCGTCTACCTGCTCTTCGTCCTGGGCGCCAAGAACCAGTGA
- a CDS encoding DUF6629 family protein produces the protein MCWSATADLAAGSAITAVGLLCVVRARRARDLPVAALPLLLGAHQLVEAALWHSGGGRGPAATAWAVIALPLLAVWVPLGVLLAAGPGASPAVRRRLFPPAAVGLATAGVLTYCLATRPVTAEIRGHVIGYGVSVPCVPLVLAGYLFATLGSLLLAGDRLLRVLGAVLAAGAALCALVWRLEFASTWCAFAAVASLLVLGWVRRDEDGRAQDGRAHWFLAPRTKSR, from the coding sequence ATGTGCTGGAGCGCGACGGCCGACCTGGCCGCCGGTTCGGCGATCACCGCCGTCGGGCTGCTCTGCGTGGTGCGGGCGCGCCGCGCCCGTGATCTGCCGGTCGCCGCGCTGCCGCTGCTGCTGGGCGCCCACCAACTGGTGGAGGCCGCGCTCTGGCACTCCGGTGGCGGCCGCGGCCCGGCCGCCACCGCCTGGGCGGTGATCGCCCTGCCGCTGCTGGCCGTGTGGGTACCGCTGGGCGTGCTGCTCGCGGCGGGGCCCGGAGCCTCCCCGGCGGTGCGGCGGCGGCTGTTCCCGCCCGCCGCCGTGGGGCTCGCCACCGCGGGGGTGCTCACGTACTGCCTGGCCACCCGCCCGGTGACCGCCGAGATCCGCGGACACGTCATCGGCTACGGGGTGAGCGTGCCGTGCGTACCCCTCGTGCTCGCGGGGTACCTGTTCGCCACCCTCGGCTCACTGCTGCTGGCCGGGGACCGGCTGCTGCGGGTCCTCGGGGCGGTGCTGGCCGCCGGGGCGGCGCTCTGCGCGCTGGTGTGGCGGCTGGAGTTCGCCTCGACCTGGTGCGCCTTCGCCGCGGTCGCGTCCCTGCTGGTCCTGGGCTGGGTGCGCCGCGACGAGGACGGCCGGGCTCAGGACGGCCGGGCTCACTGGTTCTTGGCGCCCAGGACGAAGAGCAGGTAG
- a CDS encoding MFS transporter encodes MDTDAHPGTDTDTDGPSGVRLASAQGRWILLATVLGSSMALLDSTVVNVALPRIGRDLGADLAVLQWTVNAYLLTLAGLILVGGALGDRFGRRRVFVLGVTWFALGSLLCGIAPNAGVLIASRALQGIGGALLTPGSLALIQGSLHPADRARAVGLWSGFGGVGAAVGPFVGGWLVDGPGWRWVFLLNVPLAALCVPVALRHVPESRDPRAHGRFDVAGAVLGAAALALVTYALIEARSGSALVVGAAVAGVALAVAFVLLERRRADPMVPPGIFASRQFTAVNLVTLCVYAAFGGFFFLSVLQLQVVAGYSALAAGAALLPTTALMLLLSARSGELGERIGPRLPLTVGPLLCAAGMLLMLRVGPGASYVVDVLPALLVLGAGMVTLVAPLTATVLASVDPGRAGLASGINNAAARAAGLLAVAALPLLAGMGPDAYRSAAQFDAAFDRAMPWCAGVLVLGAVVAWATVRSPAPGSARPQCHTQCAVTAPPLESPGADGRPDPAA; translated from the coding sequence ATGGACACGGACGCGCACCCGGGCACCGACACGGACACGGACGGACCGTCCGGTGTGCGCCTCGCCTCGGCCCAGGGCCGCTGGATCCTGCTCGCCACGGTGCTCGGCTCGTCCATGGCGCTGCTGGACTCGACCGTCGTCAATGTCGCCCTGCCCCGGATCGGCCGGGACCTGGGCGCGGACCTCGCCGTGCTCCAGTGGACCGTCAACGCCTATCTGCTCACCCTCGCCGGACTGATCCTGGTCGGCGGGGCCCTGGGCGACCGCTTCGGGCGGCGGCGCGTCTTCGTCCTCGGCGTCACCTGGTTCGCCCTCGGCTCGCTGCTGTGCGGCATCGCCCCGAACGCGGGGGTGCTGATCGCTTCCCGCGCCCTCCAGGGCATCGGCGGGGCGCTGCTCACCCCCGGTTCGCTCGCGCTGATCCAGGGCTCCCTGCATCCCGCGGACCGGGCGCGGGCCGTCGGACTGTGGTCCGGGTTCGGCGGCGTGGGCGCGGCCGTGGGGCCCTTCGTGGGCGGCTGGCTGGTGGACGGGCCGGGCTGGCGCTGGGTGTTCCTGCTGAACGTGCCGCTGGCCGCGCTCTGTGTGCCGGTCGCGCTGCGGCACGTACCGGAATCCAGGGATCCGCGGGCGCACGGGCGGTTCGACGTGGCCGGAGCCGTGCTGGGGGCGGCCGCGCTGGCGCTGGTGACCTACGCGCTGATCGAGGCGCGGTCGGGCTCGGCGCTGGTGGTGGGGGCGGCGGTGGCCGGCGTGGCCCTGGCCGTGGCGTTCGTGCTGCTGGAGCGCCGACGCGCGGATCCGATGGTGCCGCCGGGGATCTTCGCCTCGCGCCAGTTCACCGCCGTCAATCTGGTCACCCTGTGCGTGTACGCGGCCTTCGGCGGGTTCTTCTTCCTGTCGGTGCTCCAGCTCCAGGTGGTCGCCGGGTACTCCGCGCTGGCCGCCGGGGCCGCACTGCTGCCGACGACCGCGCTGATGCTGCTGCTGTCCGCCCGCTCCGGGGAACTGGGCGAGCGGATCGGGCCGCGGCTCCCGCTGACGGTGGGGCCGCTGCTGTGCGCCGCGGGGATGCTGCTGATGCTGCGGGTCGGGCCGGGGGCCTCGTACGTGGTGGACGTGCTGCCCGCGCTGCTGGTGCTCGGGGCGGGCATGGTCACCCTGGTGGCCCCGCTGACCGCGACCGTACTGGCCTCCGTGGACCCGGGCCGGGCAGGCCTGGCCAGCGGGATCAACAACGCCGCGGCCCGGGCGGCCGGGCTGCTGGCGGTGGCGGCGCTGCCGCTGCTGGCCGGGATGGGGCCGGACGCCTACCGCTCGGCCGCGCAGTTCGACGCCGCCTTCGACCGGGCGATGCCCTGGTGCGCGGGGGTGCTGGTGCTCGGCGCCGTGGTGGCGTGGGCGACCGTACGCTCCCCCGCGCCCGGGTCGGCCCGGCCGCAGTGTCACACGCAGTGCGCGGTGACCGCCCCGCCGCTCGAATCCCCCGGAGCGGACGGGCGGCCGGACCCGGCGGCCTGA
- a CDS encoding serine hydrolase domain-containing protein, with protein sequence MSPTPPTPQTDQPNETTERPARATAELRAAAEAAAGPAATWAIGDRHGTLAGSGQGDAPVEADGLGPVLALWPVIGTLVAEGALSLHTPLAAYSDEATGGATAHHLLTHAADHGSCATLGGIAEHLTGRPLADLAATRVWHPLGMVRTALTGSGRLHSTVEDLSRFLRHLLAGPDQPLTRAWITESLRIRTGELTPARGLLWHPAPGTDRRQDTWTHHGPGGADLWVSPLRGRWALLLAPTADAPARGAFRAAAFG encoded by the coding sequence ATGAGTCCGACGCCGCCGACACCGCAGACCGACCAGCCGAACGAGACCACCGAGCGGCCCGCGCGGGCCACGGCGGAGCTGAGGGCAGCTGCCGAAGCCGCCGCGGGACCCGCCGCCACCTGGGCGATCGGCGACCGGCACGGCACCCTCGCGGGCTCCGGGCAGGGCGACGCCCCCGTCGAGGCGGACGGCCTCGGCCCGGTCCTCGCCCTCTGGCCGGTCATCGGCACCCTGGTGGCCGAGGGCGCCCTGAGCCTGCACACCCCCCTCGCCGCCTACAGCGACGAGGCCACCGGGGGAGCCACCGCGCACCACCTGCTCACCCACGCCGCCGACCACGGCTCCTGCGCCACCCTCGGCGGGATCGCCGAACACCTCACCGGACGTCCGCTCGCCGACCTGGCCGCCACGCGCGTCTGGCACCCGCTCGGCATGGTCCGTACCGCCCTCACCGGATCCGGGCGGCTCCACTCCACCGTCGAGGACCTCAGCCGCTTCCTGCGGCACCTGCTCGCCGGCCCCGACCAGCCGCTCACCCGCGCCTGGATCACCGAATCGCTGCGGATCCGCACCGGCGAACTCACCCCCGCCCGCGGCCTGCTCTGGCACCCGGCCCCCGGCACCGACCGCAGGCAGGACACCTGGACGCACCACGGCCCGGGCGGCGCCGACCTGTGGGTCTCCCCGCTCCGCGGCCGCTGGGCACTGCTCCTCGCGCCCACCGCCGACGCCCCGGCCCGGGGCGCCTTCCGCGCGGCCGCCTTCGGCTGA
- a CDS encoding tetratricopeptide repeat protein, giving the protein MNERAVSRQELIQRRRRGGFVGRRRELAVFEENFARLTDDAAYQFLFHVHGTAGVGKTSLLRQWEAAARRHRAVTAFLGDEVHGVLEAMEAVSAQLLRQGFPLKGFDKLLATYHLRRHEAETAAPEPGQEPGPGAAGPSVTSELVARAGVAGLGLVPGLGPVAGALDPQQVAAGAERLRVALGARLRSREDVQLVLSPLRVLTPAFLTDLAAVAGKAPWVVLFLDTYERTAPVLDEWLRDVLIAERYGPVPVSVQVVLCGQGRLDPRWWGDCLELIAPVGLDVFSEEEARALLAARGVTHDAVVDLVLRLSGRLPVLVDLLAQARPGHPDAVEDPSDTAVERFLKWEADPLRRAAALDCALPLYLDQDVFAVAVDGGALPPERLAAEYGRLRGLSFVTDQAGRCRYHDVVRAAMLRVRRAQSPARWRTDQLRLADAMRRWREAREGGPPGAREPWQDPVWREHRLGEMYHLLCADPVAALPGALDTLVRACDPGGTAAHRGAGTAERAGQDAGDPALAALGRELREAADTGGGGTVRVLTLLLGAPGLAGPSRALAHTLRGREHRNSGQDAWALADYGRAIALDPGAPRAYFGRGATHVLAGRYEEALADLDHFLEREPGAAHGRLERGKCLHYLGRYEEALADFDRALLLNPEDPWTLCFRAQAQRSLGRAEQAMADFDAAVARDPDDGWIRAWRGSALHGLRRYEEALADLDRSLEQRPEYVWALAQRAGTLGFLGRFEEALADLDAALRVRPGAPWILVRRGHLHRRMRRYAGALADFDAALAAEPANGWARAGRGETLRCLGRPGEALAELDRAHALDPADPWILAWRGRLHRRSGRPARALDDFNRALALAPDSAWDTYEHALVLRLTGRDAEPGLRRAAGMFAREAARTGVDGVRSRGNLIVVLCALGDWERAAAETAVFLAPGRPGWQIEEVLDDLADLRGVRDPEPRRSAELAARLSAALG; this is encoded by the coding sequence ATGAACGAGCGGGCGGTCAGCAGGCAGGAGCTGATCCAGCGGCGACGGCGCGGCGGGTTCGTCGGACGGCGCCGGGAACTGGCGGTGTTCGAGGAGAACTTCGCGCGCCTCACCGACGACGCGGCGTACCAGTTCCTCTTCCACGTGCACGGCACGGCGGGCGTCGGGAAGACCTCGCTGCTGCGCCAGTGGGAGGCCGCCGCCCGGCGCCACCGGGCGGTCACCGCCTTCCTCGGGGACGAGGTGCACGGCGTACTGGAGGCGATGGAGGCCGTCAGCGCCCAGCTGCTCCGCCAGGGATTCCCGCTCAAGGGTTTCGACAAGCTGCTCGCCACCTACCACCTGCGGCGCCACGAGGCGGAGACGGCCGCCCCGGAGCCCGGGCAGGAGCCCGGCCCGGGAGCGGCGGGCCCCTCGGTCACCAGCGAGCTGGTGGCCCGGGCCGGGGTGGCGGGACTCGGCCTGGTCCCCGGCCTCGGGCCGGTCGCCGGGGCCCTCGACCCGCAGCAGGTGGCGGCGGGCGCCGAGCGGCTGCGCGTCGCCCTCGGTGCGCGGCTGCGCAGCCGTGAGGACGTCCAGCTGGTGCTCTCGCCGCTCCGGGTCCTCACCCCGGCGTTCCTGACGGACCTCGCGGCGGTGGCCGGGAAGGCGCCGTGGGTGGTGCTGTTCCTCGACACCTACGAGCGCACCGCGCCCGTGCTGGACGAGTGGCTGCGGGACGTGCTGATCGCCGAGCGGTACGGGCCGGTGCCGGTCAGCGTCCAGGTGGTGCTCTGCGGTCAGGGGCGGCTCGACCCCCGCTGGTGGGGCGACTGCCTGGAACTCATCGCGCCCGTGGGCCTCGACGTGTTCAGCGAGGAGGAGGCGCGGGCGCTGCTGGCGGCCCGCGGGGTGACCCACGACGCGGTGGTGGACCTGGTGCTGCGGCTGTCCGGGCGGCTCCCGGTCCTGGTGGACCTGCTGGCCCAGGCGCGGCCCGGGCACCCGGACGCGGTGGAGGACCCCTCCGACACGGCGGTGGAGCGTTTCCTCAAGTGGGAGGCGGATCCGCTGCGCCGCGCGGCGGCCCTGGACTGCGCGCTGCCGCTGTACCTCGACCAGGACGTGTTCGCGGTGGCCGTGGACGGGGGCGCGCTGCCGCCGGAGCGCCTCGCCGCGGAGTACGGCCGGCTGCGCGGCCTGTCCTTCGTCACCGACCAGGCGGGCCGCTGCCGCTACCACGACGTGGTGCGGGCGGCGATGCTCCGGGTCCGGCGGGCCCAGTCCCCCGCCCGCTGGCGCACGGACCAGTTGCGGCTGGCCGACGCGATGCGGCGGTGGCGGGAGGCCCGGGAGGGCGGGCCGCCCGGGGCCCGGGAGCCGTGGCAGGACCCGGTGTGGCGCGAGCACCGGCTCGGCGAGATGTACCACCTGCTGTGCGCGGACCCCGTCGCGGCGCTGCCGGGGGCCCTGGACACGCTGGTGCGGGCCTGTGACCCCGGCGGCACGGCGGCCCACCGCGGCGCCGGGACCGCGGAGCGGGCGGGGCAGGACGCGGGGGATCCGGCACTGGCCGCGCTGGGGCGGGAGCTGCGGGAGGCGGCCGACACCGGGGGCGGGGGCACGGTCCGGGTGCTGACGCTGCTGCTGGGCGCGCCGGGGCTGGCCGGGCCGTCGCGGGCGCTGGCCCACACGCTCCGGGGCCGGGAGCACCGCAACTCCGGGCAGGACGCGTGGGCGCTGGCCGACTACGGCCGGGCGATCGCCCTCGATCCGGGCGCGCCGCGCGCGTACTTCGGCCGGGGCGCCACCCATGTGCTGGCGGGCCGGTACGAGGAGGCGCTCGCCGACCTGGACCATTTCCTGGAGCGGGAGCCCGGGGCGGCCCACGGCCGGCTGGAGCGCGGGAAGTGCCTGCACTACCTGGGCCGGTACGAGGAGGCGCTCGCCGACTTCGACCGGGCACTGCTGCTCAACCCCGAGGATCCCTGGACGCTCTGCTTCCGCGCGCAGGCGCAGCGCAGCCTCGGCCGGGCGGAGCAGGCCATGGCCGACTTCGACGCGGCGGTCGCGCGGGATCCCGACGACGGCTGGATCCGTGCCTGGCGGGGCTCCGCGCTGCACGGTCTGCGGCGCTACGAGGAGGCGCTGGCCGACCTCGACCGCTCGCTGGAGCAGCGGCCCGAGTACGTGTGGGCGCTGGCCCAGCGGGCGGGCACCCTCGGGTTCCTGGGCCGCTTCGAGGAGGCGCTCGCCGATCTGGACGCGGCGCTGCGGGTGCGGCCCGGCGCTCCGTGGATCCTGGTCCGCCGGGGGCACTTGCACCGGCGGATGCGGCGGTACGCCGGGGCGCTGGCCGATTTCGACGCGGCCTTGGCAGCCGAGCCCGCGAACGGCTGGGCCCGGGCGGGCCGCGGGGAGACGCTGCGGTGCCTGGGGCGGCCCGGGGAGGCGCTGGCCGAGCTCGACCGGGCGCACGCGCTGGATCCCGCGGATCCCTGGATCCTGGCCTGGCGCGGCCGGCTGCACCGGCGCTCGGGGCGGCCGGCGCGGGCGCTGGACGACTTCAACCGGGCGCTGGCCCTGGCTCCGGACAGCGCCTGGGACACCTACGAGCACGCCCTGGTCCTGCGGCTGACGGGCCGGGACGCGGAGCCCGGACTGCGCCGCGCGGCCGGGATGTTCGCGCGGGAGGCGGCGCGCACCGGGGTGGACGGGGTCCGCTCCCGGGGGAACCTGATCGTCGTGCTGTGCGCGCTGGGCGACTGGGAGCGGGCCGCGGCGGAAACGGCGGTGTTCCTGGCGCCCGGGCGGCCCGGCTGGCAGATCGAGGAGGTGCTGGACGACCTGGCGGACCTGCGCGGCGTACGGGACCCGGAACCGCGGCGGAGCGCGGAGCTGGCCGCCCGGCTGTCGGCCGCGCTCGGCTGA
- a CDS encoding GntT/GntP/DsdX family permease, which translates to MTSLSVETLAAAAAPITSAGNAQLGTAVLAGIALIILLITRFKMHAFLALTIGSLALGVFAGAPLDKTITSFTAGLGATVAGVGVLIALGAILGKLLADSGGADEIVDTILARAKGRAMPWAMVLIASVIGLPLFFEVGIVLLIPVVLLVAKRGNYSLMRIGIPALAGLSVMHGLIPPHPGPLVAIDALHANLGVTLALGVLVAVPTVVIAGPLFSRYAARWVDIQAPEALTTAPSEAPDREHRPRFGATVATVLLPVVLMLVKALVDIVVDDKANGLQKVTDVIGSPLIALLAAVIVGMFTLGRAAGFTKARLSVTVEKSLAPIAGVLLIVGAGGGFKQTLIDAGVGQMILDLSKSWSIPALLLAWLIAVAIRLATGSATVATISAAGLVAPLAAGMSTTETALLVLAIGAGSLFFSHVNDAGFWLVKEYFGMTVGQTVKTWSVMETIISVVGLGFVLLLSLVL; encoded by the coding sequence GTGACCAGTCTCAGCGTCGAGACTCTGGCAGCGGCCGCCGCCCCGATCACCTCGGCGGGCAACGCACAGCTGGGCACCGCCGTCCTCGCGGGCATCGCCCTGATCATCCTGCTCATCACCCGCTTCAAGATGCACGCCTTCCTGGCGCTGACCATCGGGTCGCTGGCCCTCGGGGTCTTCGCGGGCGCCCCGCTCGACAAGACCATCACCAGCTTCACCGCGGGCCTCGGCGCCACCGTCGCGGGGGTCGGCGTACTGATCGCACTCGGTGCGATCCTCGGCAAGCTGCTCGCCGACTCCGGTGGCGCGGACGAGATCGTGGACACGATCCTCGCCCGGGCCAAGGGCCGGGCGATGCCCTGGGCCATGGTGCTGATCGCGTCCGTGATCGGGCTCCCGCTGTTCTTCGAGGTCGGCATCGTGCTGCTGATCCCGGTGGTGCTGCTGGTGGCCAAGCGGGGCAACTACTCGCTGATGCGGATCGGCATCCCGGCACTGGCCGGCCTGTCGGTGATGCACGGTCTGATCCCGCCGCACCCCGGCCCGCTGGTCGCGATCGACGCGCTGCACGCGAACCTCGGCGTCACGCTCGCGCTCGGTGTGCTCGTCGCGGTACCGACCGTGGTCATCGCCGGTCCGCTGTTCTCCCGGTACGCCGCCCGGTGGGTGGACATCCAGGCCCCCGAGGCCCTCACCACCGCGCCGTCGGAGGCCCCCGACCGGGAGCACCGCCCGCGCTTCGGCGCGACGGTGGCCACCGTGCTGCTGCCGGTGGTCCTGATGCTGGTGAAGGCGCTCGTCGACATCGTGGTCGACGACAAGGCCAACGGGCTGCAGAAGGTCACCGACGTCATCGGCTCGCCGCTGATCGCCCTGCTCGCGGCGGTCATCGTGGGCATGTTCACCCTGGGCCGCGCGGCGGGCTTCACCAAGGCCCGGCTGTCGGTGACGGTGGAGAAGTCCCTCGCCCCGATCGCGGGCGTCCTGCTGATCGTGGGCGCCGGTGGTGGTTTCAAGCAGACGCTGATCGACGCGGGCGTCGGCCAGATGATCCTGGACCTCTCCAAGAGCTGGTCGATCCCGGCCCTGCTGCTCGCCTGGCTGATCGCGGTGGCGATCCGGCTCGCGACGGGTTCGGCGACGGTGGCGACGATCTCGGCGGCCGGTCTGGTCGCCCCGCTCGCCGCGGGGATGTCCACCACCGAGACCGCCCTGCTGGTCCTGGCGATCGGCGCGGGCTCGCTCTTCTTCAGCCATGTCAACGACGCCGGGTTCTGGCTGGTGAAGGAGTACTTCGGGATGACCGTCGGACAGACCGTCAAGACCTGGTCGGTGATGGAGACCATCATCTCGGTGGTCGGCCTCGGGTTCGTCCTGCTGCTCTCGCTCGTGCTGTAA
- a CDS encoding gluconokinase: MSTARVIVVMGVAGTGKTTVGQLLATALALPYAEGDAFHPAANVAKMASGVPLDDADRWPWLDAIGEWARCRGDRGGVVSASSLKRAYRDLLRAAAPGAVFVHLTGERPLIERRMAARTGHFMPTTLLDSQFAALEPLQEDEPGVAVDVSGSPEEITARALAALRPLAAPTRLES; the protein is encoded by the coding sequence GTGAGCACCGCGCGCGTCATCGTGGTGATGGGCGTGGCCGGGACGGGCAAGACGACCGTGGGGCAGTTGCTCGCCACCGCGCTCGCGCTCCCCTACGCGGAGGGCGACGCCTTCCACCCGGCGGCCAACGTCGCGAAGATGGCGTCCGGCGTCCCCCTGGACGACGCCGACCGGTGGCCGTGGCTCGACGCCATCGGCGAATGGGCCCGTTGCCGCGGCGACCGGGGCGGGGTGGTCTCGGCCTCCTCGCTCAAGCGCGCCTACCGCGACCTGCTGCGCGCCGCCGCCCCCGGCGCCGTCTTCGTCCACCTCACCGGTGAGCGGCCCCTGATCGAACGCAGGATGGCCGCCCGTACCGGGCACTTCATGCCCACCACGCTGCTGGATTCGCAGTTCGCCGCGCTCGAACCCCTCCAGGAGGACGAACCGGGCGTCGCCGTCGACGTGTCCGGCTCCCCCGAGGAGATCACCGCGCGGGCACTGGCCGCGCTGCGGCCGCTCGCCGCCCCCACCCGCCTCGAAAGCTAA